Part of the Candidatus Methylomirabilota bacterium genome is shown below.
ACGGGTTTCCGCTCGAGAACTTCACGTTCCGCCGCAGCCGGAAGGTATAGGTCTTGCCGTCGTCGGCGACCTTCCAGTCGGTCGCCAGCGAGGGCTTGGGGTCACGGAGGTCCTCGCCGTCGAAGGTGACCAGCGAGTCGTAGACGGAGTGATTGATCATGTTGCTGGTCGTCTCGATCGTGCGGCCGGGATCGAGGCTCTTGATGATGAAGCTCGAGCCGACCACGAGTGTCTTCTCGGCGGCCGGCGCGCTGGTGGCCAGCGCCGCGAAAGCCAGGGCGAGGCCGAGGCGTGCGAGAACGATGGACGTGCGCATTGGCTCCCCCTTCGTCGGCCGGTCTGGCCCATCCGTCACCCTGATCACCGTCCCTTGAAGACCGGGGGACGCTTCTCGGCGAAGGCCCGCACCCCCTCGGCGAAATCCTCGGTGTGGCCGCTCCGGGCGATCGACTGGCTCTCCAGCTCCATCTGGGTCTCGAGGCTCTCCGTCGTCGAGGCATGGAAGAGGCCCTTGCCGCGCCCGAGAGCCAGCGTCGGACCCTGCGCGAGCTCGCCGGCCAGACGCCGCACGGCGTCGGGCAGCTCGGCATCCGGCACCGCGCGCGTGACGAGCCCCCACTCCATCGCCTCCTTCGCGGTCAGGACGCGGTTCGTGTAGAAGAGCTCGGTGGCCCGCCGGATCCCGACCAGGCGCGGGAGCCAGTACGAGCACGAGCCGTCGGGCGTGGCGGCGATGCGGGAATAGGCCATGGTGAAGCGGGCGGACTCGGCGGCCAGCACCAGGTCGCCCGCGATGGCCAGCGAGAAGCCGCCGCCGGCCGCCACCCCGTTGACGGCCGTGATCACGGGCTTGGGCGTCCGCACCAGGCGCGACACCGCGCCGTGGACGTAGGTCGTCAGCTCCTTGATGAGGATCCCGATCCGGGGCAGGCTCTCGGCGAAGTCCCGCACGTCGCCCCCGCCACAGAAGGCCTTGCCGGCGCCGGTCAGGACGACGCAGCGCACCGCCGGGTCCTCGTCCACCTCGAGCACGGCCGAGAAGAGCTCTCGGCCGAGCGTCAGGTTCATGGCGTTGAAGGCGTCGGGACGGTTGAGCGTGATCGTCGCGATCCCGGCCGCCACCTCGAGCTTGATGGCCTCGTAACCCATGGGCGTCTCCTTGGGGGACGGAGAGGAACTCGCTGCGGACCCGGCAGACCCGGGGCCGGAGCGCCTCCATTCTGCCACGCGCCGGGGCGACGAGGCCAGTCGCTCCCTGCTAGAATGGATTCGTGCGTCGGGGCGTCGGCTGGCTGACCGCGATCGCGCTCCTGGCCGCCGTGCTGGTGGTGGCCGGGGTCGTTTCGGTGCGGATCGACTTCCA
Proteins encoded:
- a CDS encoding enoyl-CoA hydratase-related protein produces the protein MGYEAIKLEVAAGIATITLNRPDAFNAMNLTLGRELFSAVLEVDEDPAVRCVVLTGAGKAFCGGGDVRDFAESLPRIGILIKELTTYVHGAVSRLVRTPKPVITAVNGVAAGGGFSLAIAGDLVLAAESARFTMAYSRIAATPDGSCSYWLPRLVGIRRATELFYTNRVLTAKEAMEWGLVTRAVPDAELPDAVRRLAGELAQGPTLALGRGKGLFHASTTESLETQMELESQSIARSGHTEDFAEGVRAFAEKRPPVFKGR